From Salvia hispanica cultivar TCC Black 2014 unplaced genomic scaffold, UniMelb_Shisp_WGS_1.0 HiC_scaffold_718, whole genome shotgun sequence, one genomic window encodes:
- the LOC125199892 gene encoding uncharacterized protein LOC125199892 — MFFSIYVPTYRPRAPQCNVCSKYHFGECRYQNVVKCYTCGGNGHYSRECANNKVGSGSRQNDQGSRQQSRAPQSEPRGNRDPSSRQQQPHRPRLPPQARAFALEQKKPKKEQDDREKGNLTGMGEILDTPVVVLFDTGASHSFISELCVHTLGLPSSESEHRMMVSSPVGGMIEISRTCSNIEIVMGELKLVTHDLQVMAMRDTDVILGMDWLAANFAMIR; from the coding sequence atgttttttagtatatatgttccaacatATCGACCCAGGGCACCGCAGTGCAATGTGTGCTCTAAGTATCATTTCGGAGAATGCCGATATCAGAACGTCGTCAAGTGCTACACCTGCGGAGGAAACGGCCACTACTCTAGGGAGTGTGCAAATAACAAGGTAGGATCGGGATCAAGGCAGAACGATCAAGGATCCCGTCAGCAATCGAGGGCACCGCAAAGTGAACCACGAGGAAATCGCGACCCATCGTCGCGGCAGCAACAACCTCACCGCCCAAGACTTCCTCCACAAGCTAGAGCGTTCGCGCTGGAACAAAAGAAGCCGAAGAAAGAGCAAGATGATCGTGAGAAAGGAAACTTGACAGGTATGGGTGAAATTCTCGATACCCCCGTTGTTGTGTTATTTGACACGGGCGCATCGCATTCATTTATATCTGAGCTATGTGTGCACACTTTGGGCTTGCCTTCTAGCGAATCTGAACATAGAATGATGGTGTCCTCACCAGTAGGaggaatgatagaaatatctaGAACATGCTCGAACATAGAAATTGTTATGGGAGAACTTAAGTTAGTCACTCACGACCTGCAAGTTATGGCGATGAGAGATACCGACGTGATCCTAGGAATGGACTGGTTGGCCGCGAATTTCGCGATGATTCGAT